From one Pagrus major chromosome 21, Pma_NU_1.0 genomic stretch:
- the LOC141017290 gene encoding nuclear receptor ROR-beta-like isoform X1: MIINMEAQIEVIPCKICGDKSSGIHYGVITCEGCKGFFRRSQQNNAMYSCSRQRNCLIDRTNRNRCQHCRLQKCLALGMSRDAVKFGRMSKKQRDSLYAEVQKHQKSQECVGSGGGGSTTLSLPKEDGICGGGGEDMEEGLSRSYSTGGSSSTLSDLDDIAALPDLFDLPLTPEEASEYCSLDLLGGGGASAGNTSNSSSSSSTSSSLSNQNSPQQTALDGVDGNGIQLLHTHSHTHPLLGHIHALLDQLPDDCSITDLERITQSIVKSHLETCQYSAEDMKRFTWIQYTPEETRTFQNKSAEWMWQQCAHHITNAIQYVVEFAKRIAGFMDLCQNDQIILLKAGCLEVLLIRMCRAFNVNNSTIFFNGKFAPAHFFKALGCDDLVSAVFDLGKGLCRLQLSDEEMALFSAAVLLSPDRPWLTEGQKVQKLQEKVYLALQHSLHKSGASDEKLDKMVSKLPTMKSICNLHIDKLEFFRLVHPETAYSFPPLYREVFGSEMSLPDSSDS, from the exons aTGATTATTAACATGGAAG CTCAGATCGAGGTCATCCCCTGTAAGATCTGCGGGGACAAGTCCTCAGGAATCCACTATGGAGTCATCACCTGCGAAGGCTGCAag gGTTTCTTCCGTCGCAGCCAGCAAAACAATGCTATGTACTCATGTTCCCGCCAGAGGAACTGTCTGATCGACCGAACCAACCGGAACCGCTGCCAGCACTGCCGCCTACAGAAGTGTCTGGCCCTGGGCATGAGCAGAGATG CCGTCAAGTTCGGTCGCATGTCCAAGAAGCAGCGCGACAGCCTCTACGCTGAGGTCCAAAAACACCAAAAGTCCCAGGAGTGTGTGGGCTCCGGAGGAGGTGGCTCCACCACCCTGTCCTTACCCAAGGAAGACGGCATTTGTGGCGGTGGCGGGGAGGACATGGAGGAAGGTTTGAGCCGGTCCTACAGCACCGGGGGCTCCAGCTCCACCCTCAGCGACCTGGACGACATCGCGGCGCTGCCTGACCTGTTTGACCTGCCACTGACCCCCGAGGAGGCCAGCGAGTACTGCAGCCTGGATCTGCTCGGCGGAGGAGGAGCCAGCGCCGGCAACACCTCCAACTCGTCGTCCTCTTCTTCCACTTCCTCATCCTTGTCCAATCAGAATTCCCCGCAGCAGACTGCACTAGACGGGGTGGACGGCAACGGGATCCAGCTCCTGcatacacactctcacacacatccGCTGCTGGGACACATACATGCACTGCTGGACCAACTGCCTGATGACTGCTCAATAACAGACCTCG agCGCATCACTCAGAGTATTGTCAAGTCTCACTTGGAGACGTGTCAGTACAGCGCTGAAGACATGAAGAGATTCACCTGGATTCAATACACACCTGAGGAAACACGCACTTTTCAAAACAAG TCAGCTGAGTGGATGTGGCAGCAGTGCGCACACCACATCACCAATGCCATTCAGTACGTGGTGGAGTTTGCCAAACGCATTGCTGGCTTCATGGACCTTTGCCAGAATGATCAGATTATACTGCTGAAAGCAG GCTGCCTGGAAGTCCTGCTGATACGTATGTGCCGAGCCTTCAACGTCAACAACAGCACCATTTTCTTCAATGGAAAGTTTGCCCCGGCTCACTTCTTCAAAGCACTTG gttgtGACGACCTGGTCAGTGCAGTGTTTGACCTGGGAAAAGGACTCTGCCGCCTGCAGCTGTCTGACGAAGAGATGGCTCTGTTCAGCGCTGCCGTCCTTCTATCTCCTg ATCGACCCTGGCTAACAGAAGGCCAAAAGGTTCAGAAACTGCAGGAGAAAGTCTACCTGGCTCTGCAGCACAGTCTACATAAGAGCGGCGCTTCTGATGAGAAACTGGACAAG ATGGTGTCCAAGCTGCCCACAATGAAGTCTATCTGTAACCTCCACATCGACAAGCTTGAGTTTTTCCGTCTGGTCCACCCAGAGACCGCCTACAGTTTCCCACCACTGTACCGGGAAGTGTTTGGCAGCGAGATGTCTCTGCCGGACTCCAGCGACAGCTAG
- the LOC141017290 gene encoding nuclear receptor ROR-beta-like isoform X2 produces the protein MRAQIEVIPCKICGDKSSGIHYGVITCEGCKGFFRRSQQNNAMYSCSRQRNCLIDRTNRNRCQHCRLQKCLALGMSRDAVKFGRMSKKQRDSLYAEVQKHQKSQECVGSGGGGSTTLSLPKEDGICGGGGEDMEEGLSRSYSTGGSSSTLSDLDDIAALPDLFDLPLTPEEASEYCSLDLLGGGGASAGNTSNSSSSSSTSSSLSNQNSPQQTALDGVDGNGIQLLHTHSHTHPLLGHIHALLDQLPDDCSITDLERITQSIVKSHLETCQYSAEDMKRFTWIQYTPEETRTFQNKSAEWMWQQCAHHITNAIQYVVEFAKRIAGFMDLCQNDQIILLKAGCLEVLLIRMCRAFNVNNSTIFFNGKFAPAHFFKALGCDDLVSAVFDLGKGLCRLQLSDEEMALFSAAVLLSPDRPWLTEGQKVQKLQEKVYLALQHSLHKSGASDEKLDKMVSKLPTMKSICNLHIDKLEFFRLVHPETAYSFPPLYREVFGSEMSLPDSSDS, from the exons atgagag CTCAGATCGAGGTCATCCCCTGTAAGATCTGCGGGGACAAGTCCTCAGGAATCCACTATGGAGTCATCACCTGCGAAGGCTGCAag gGTTTCTTCCGTCGCAGCCAGCAAAACAATGCTATGTACTCATGTTCCCGCCAGAGGAACTGTCTGATCGACCGAACCAACCGGAACCGCTGCCAGCACTGCCGCCTACAGAAGTGTCTGGCCCTGGGCATGAGCAGAGATG CCGTCAAGTTCGGTCGCATGTCCAAGAAGCAGCGCGACAGCCTCTACGCTGAGGTCCAAAAACACCAAAAGTCCCAGGAGTGTGTGGGCTCCGGAGGAGGTGGCTCCACCACCCTGTCCTTACCCAAGGAAGACGGCATTTGTGGCGGTGGCGGGGAGGACATGGAGGAAGGTTTGAGCCGGTCCTACAGCACCGGGGGCTCCAGCTCCACCCTCAGCGACCTGGACGACATCGCGGCGCTGCCTGACCTGTTTGACCTGCCACTGACCCCCGAGGAGGCCAGCGAGTACTGCAGCCTGGATCTGCTCGGCGGAGGAGGAGCCAGCGCCGGCAACACCTCCAACTCGTCGTCCTCTTCTTCCACTTCCTCATCCTTGTCCAATCAGAATTCCCCGCAGCAGACTGCACTAGACGGGGTGGACGGCAACGGGATCCAGCTCCTGcatacacactctcacacacatccGCTGCTGGGACACATACATGCACTGCTGGACCAACTGCCTGATGACTGCTCAATAACAGACCTCG agCGCATCACTCAGAGTATTGTCAAGTCTCACTTGGAGACGTGTCAGTACAGCGCTGAAGACATGAAGAGATTCACCTGGATTCAATACACACCTGAGGAAACACGCACTTTTCAAAACAAG TCAGCTGAGTGGATGTGGCAGCAGTGCGCACACCACATCACCAATGCCATTCAGTACGTGGTGGAGTTTGCCAAACGCATTGCTGGCTTCATGGACCTTTGCCAGAATGATCAGATTATACTGCTGAAAGCAG GCTGCCTGGAAGTCCTGCTGATACGTATGTGCCGAGCCTTCAACGTCAACAACAGCACCATTTTCTTCAATGGAAAGTTTGCCCCGGCTCACTTCTTCAAAGCACTTG gttgtGACGACCTGGTCAGTGCAGTGTTTGACCTGGGAAAAGGACTCTGCCGCCTGCAGCTGTCTGACGAAGAGATGGCTCTGTTCAGCGCTGCCGTCCTTCTATCTCCTg ATCGACCCTGGCTAACAGAAGGCCAAAAGGTTCAGAAACTGCAGGAGAAAGTCTACCTGGCTCTGCAGCACAGTCTACATAAGAGCGGCGCTTCTGATGAGAAACTGGACAAG ATGGTGTCCAAGCTGCCCACAATGAAGTCTATCTGTAACCTCCACATCGACAAGCTTGAGTTTTTCCGTCTGGTCCACCCAGAGACCGCCTACAGTTTCCCACCACTGTACCGGGAAGTGTTTGGCAGCGAGATGTCTCTGCCGGACTCCAGCGACAGCTAG